Genomic window (Thermoleophilaceae bacterium):
CTGGCGAACCCTCGCGCGCGTGTGACGAGCGAGGAGGAGCTCGACTTCCGCGAGCGGCACGCGTACTGGATCGGCGACTGGGAGCGACTCGCCGGGCGCGGCTCTGTGGCGGACCAGGTGCGCTTCGAGCGGGAGTGGACGGCTCTGCGGTCGTACGCGCGAGACCGCGGGGTGCGCCTGTTCGGCGACATCCCGATCTACGTGGCGGAGGGCAGTTCGGACTTCCTGGCACATCGCGAGCTCTTCCAGCGCGGCGTGGTGGCGGGCGCGCCGCCCGACGCCTACACGGACAAGGGGCAGCTCTGGGGCAACCCGCTGTACGACTGGCCGGCGCTGCGGCGGCGGCGCTACCGCTGGTGGGTGGAGCGACTGCGGCGCTCGTTCGAGCTGTTCGACCTCGTGCGCATCGACCACTTCCGCGGCTTCGTGGCGTACTGGGCGGTGCCGGAGGGCGCGCGCACCGCGAGGGAGGGGAGCTTCCGGCGCGGGCCTGGGCGCGCCGTGTTCGATGCGGCGTACCGGGAGCTCGGGTCCGACCTCCCGATCGTGGCCGAGGACCTCGGCGTGATCACCCCGCCGGTGGAGCGGCTGCGGGACTCGCTCGGGCTGCCCGGAATGGTGGTGATCCAGTTCGGCTTCGAGCCGGACGAGCCGCGCTCCGTGCACCGGCTCGAGAACCACGAGGAGAACCGGATCGTGTACACGGGCACGCACGATCACGACACGGCGCGCGGGTGGTTCGAGTCGCTTTCGCCCGGGCGCCGGGCGCTGGTGGACGAGGAGCTGGCCGCGCGCGGTATTCGCGAGCGCCAGCCTTGGTGGGCGCTGATCCGGCTCGCTTTCTCCTCGCCCGCGCGCGTGGCGATGGTGCAGGCGCAGGATGTGCTCGGGCTCGGGAGCGAGGCGCGGATGAACGATCCGGCGCGCGCGAGCGGTCAGTGGCGGTGGAAGCTTTCGCCGGGGGCCTTGAACGTGAGGCTGGCGCGCAAGCTGCGGGAAGTCACCGGCGAAGCCGAACGCTTACGGCAGCAGTAAGCGTCGGTCGGGGGGCTGTCCCACCTAGGTGTTGTGTGGCAACAGCTAGTTGGGATGGCGGCCGGCCACTCCCCGGATGAACGCGGAGCGCGCGCTCACCTTGAGGTGCCGGTAGGCGTAGGTGGCGTCGCCGCGCAGACGCTTCCAGCGCGTCGTCTCGTAGCTGATCAGCGTGGACGGCCGCACGGCGGGCTCGACGCCGTCACGCGCGAGCACGTCGAGGGCGCGTTCCGCTATGGCGATCTGCCCGAACGCGGTCGGATGCACGTGGTCGGCCATCACGAGGTTGCGCGCCCCGAAGTCGCTCAGGTCGAGCACGAGCGCGCCGGTGTCCGAAGCCGCGCTGCACACAACCGCGTTCAGGTCTCGCACCTTCTCCCCCGCGCGCGGCCGGCCGAGGTCGAGCGGCGCCGTTAGCGCCAGCACGCGCTCGCAGCGGCCGGCCAGGAACCCGATCGCCTCGCGGAAGGCGGCCTCGAACGCGGGCGCGTCCCACTCGACCGCGCGAACGTCGTTCACCCCGATGTAGAGGCAGCCGAGCTCGTAGCGCGCATCGGGACGCGGGGAGCGCCGGCGGAAGGCCGGGATCTGCTCGCCCACCACGTCCGCCACTCGCGCGCCATCGGTGGCGTAGCCCGTGTACGGCAGGCCCAGCCCGCGCGCCACCCACTGCGCCCAGGACTGGAGCGCCACGCCCCACTGGAGCTCGCCGCCACCATTGGTGATCGAGTCGCCGAACGCGAGCACACCCAGCGTGCATGAGGTATCGCCATTCGCGCCCAAAACGAGCCGCCAGGGTAGCCCGCGACCCGACTTCGCGATAATCCCGCGCGTGAGGGACGGGCGGCCTGATCTAGAACGCGCTGCGGCCGAACTGGCCGAGCGGATTCCCGATCCGCTCGAGCCGCTCGCGCGGCTCGCCTACAACTACCGCTGGAGCTGGCACCCCGACGGCCCGTCGCTCTTCCGCGACGTGGACCGGCACCGGTGGAAGCAGTGCGGCCAGAACCCGGTGCGCCTGCTCGAGGAGGCGCCGATGCCGTCGCTCCACCGTGCCGCGGCCGACGGCTGGCTGCTCGAGCGCGCAGCGCGGCTCGAGGCGGACGTGCAGGCGGATCTCGAGCGGCCGTGGAGCGACGACTTCGAATGGGACAGGCCGGTCGCGTTCTTCTGCGCCGAGTACGGCATCCACGTGTCGCTCCCCGTCTACTCCGGGGGCCTCGGCGCGCTCGCCGGCGACTTCGTGAAGGAGGCGTCGGACCGCGCGCTGCCGTTCGTGGCCGTCGGCCTGATGTACCGGCAGGGCTACTTCCGGCAGCGCATCGACGCATCCGGCTGGCAGCACGAGTACTGGGTCGACACCGATCCGGACCGCCTGCCGGCCGCGCTCGTCACCGGAGAGGACGGCTCGCCCGTGACGATCGAGGTGCCCGTGGCGCAGCGCCAGGTCCTCGTTCAGATCTGGCGCGTGGAGGTGGGGCGCGTGCCGCTCTTCCTGCTCGACGCGGACCTTCCCGAGAACAGCCTCATGGACCGCTGGATCAGCTCGCGTCTCTACGTGGGCGATCCCGGTACCCGGCTCGCCCAGTACATCGTGCTCGGCGTGGGCGGCGTGCGCGCGCTGCGGGCGCTCGGGATCCGGCCGAGCACCCTCCACCTGAACGAGGGGCACGCCGCGTGGGCGCCGCTCGAGGTCGCGCGCGAGGAGGTGGCGGGCGGCGCCGCGCTCGGAGATGCGATCGAGTCGGCCCGCGCGCAGACCGTGTTCACCACCCACACGCCGGTGCCCGCGGGCAACGACACGTACCCCGCCGATCAGGTGGCGCAGGAGATTCAGCAACTCGCCGCCGAACTCGACGTCGACGCGTCCGAGATCATCAGGCTTGGCCGCACCCATCAGGACGACGAGCACGAGCCCTTCGGAGTCACGCAGTTCGCGCTCAGGAACAGTCACGCCGCCGGCGGCGTGAGCCGGCGCCACGGCCAGGTGGCGCGCGACATGTGGCGCGAGCTGTGGCCCGGCACTCCGGTGGAGAACGTGCCGATCAAGCACGTGACGAACGGCGTGCACATCCCAACCTGGGTGGGCGGCCCGATGCGGGAGCTGCTCGACCGCCACCTTGGCGAGGACTGGCTCGACCGTGCGGACGATCCCGCCACCTGGGAGGTGGTGGACTCGATCCCTGACGAGGAACTTTGGGACGTGCGCTGCCGCCAGCGTGCCGCGCTCGTGGACTTCGCCCGCGCCCGGAGCGTGGCGGACCGCTTGGGCCGCAACGACCTGCCGAGCTACGTCGAGGCAGCCGTGCGCACGTTCGATCCGGACGCGCTCACTCTCGGCTTCGCGCGCCGAGCCGCCACGTACAAGAGGCTCCTGCTGCTGGGCCACGACCCGGAGCGCACGCTCGCGCTGCTCGGCGGCGACCGCCCCGTACAGGTGCTGCTCGCCGGCAAGGCGCACCCGCGGGACGACGAGGCCAAGGGCGCGCTGCAGGCGCTCTTCCACCTCAAGGGCGCGCCCGTGGTGGGCGAGCGGGTGATCTTCCTCGACGACTATGACCTCGCCACGGGCGCCTGGCTGACCCAGGGCTGCGACGTGTGGCTCAACCTGCCGCGGCCCCCGCTCGAGGCCAGCGGCACGAGCGGCATGAAGTCCGTGATGAACGGCGGCCTTCAGCTCAGCGTGCTCGACGGCTGGTGGGCGGAGGGCTACGACGGCTCGAACGGCTGGGCGCTGTCCGGGGACGTGGAGCACGACCACGCGGCGCAGGACGCGCGGCACGCGGCGGAGCTCTACAGGGTGCTCGAGGAGGAAGTGGTGCCGACGTTCTACGACCGCAACGAGAACGGCATCCCCGGCGCCTGGCTCGAACGCATGCGCGACTCGCTGCGCACTCTCGGGCCGCGCTTCTCCGCGAGCCGGATGCTGGCGGAGTACTCGGCGGGCGCATACCGCCCGCGCGCAGTTGTGGACCGTTAGCGGGCTCGAGGCCTGGGCGCCTATCGCTAGAGGAGACTTCCGATGCCGTGCGCTGCGGCGCGGCCGAGGATGATCTCGAGCAGCACGCCCGCGCCGCCCAGGGCGAGGGCGACGAATACGAACGCGATGTCCTCGAGCAGCACCCCCAGTGACAGGATCACGACTCCCAGGGAGGGCAGCGTGTCGAGCCCCGTGAACGGCGGCGCCAGGAACGCGCCAACCGTGAGCACGGCAACGAGCACGCCGAAGACGGCGTTGCTCAGCCGATGATTGAACAGCGGGCGCAGGCGCGGCCGCGAGAAGCGCTCGAGCCAGCGGATGATCTTCATGAGGCGAGTGAGGAACGCCCGCTGCTTGTCCCCCACGAGCTGGATGCGGCACCAACGCTGCGGCAGCCAGATCTCGTCGCGGCCCACTATGAGCTGCAACGCGAGCAGCACGGCGATGATCTCGAACACGTGGGTGGCGCCGCCGGTGGGCAGCGGAAGCGCCGGCACCCCGAGCAGCAGGATGAACAGCAGCGCGAAGCTCTTCTCCTCGAACAGGTCGACGATGCTGCCGACCGTCTTGTCGCCGTCGCTGTCGAGCCAGCGCTCGAGTTGCACGCTGACGGGCTGGGGAGGCGCGGGCAAAGTCCGCCCACTATAAGTTGGAGTTGCCTCGCGTCACAGCGGCATCCGAAAGGAGATCCCCATGCCCGAGTACGCACCCGGAACCCCCTCCTGGGTTGACCTGTCCTCATCGGATCCAGATGCTTCGGCGGCCTTCTACGGCGAGCTGATGGGCTGGAAGCCCGCGGAAACCGGGCCTTCGGACGAGACGGGCGGCTACCGCATGTTCCAGTACGAGGGGAAGAACGTCGGCGGACTGATGGGACACATGCAGGAGGGCCAGCCCACAGCGTGGTCCACCTACATCAGCGTGACCGACGCCGATGAGACGGCGAGCAAGGTCCAGGATGCCGGCGGAAGCGTGATCGTCGAACCGATGGACGTGCTCGACATCGGTCGGATGGCGGTGTTCAGCGATCCCACCGGAGCCGTGTTCGGGGTCTGGCAGCCGAAGAGCTTCAAGGGCGCCGACCTGGTGAACGAGCCGGGATCGGTGTGCTGGAACGAGGTGCTCACCCGCGACGCGGACACGGACAAGCCGTTCTATCAGCAGGTGTTCGGCTGGACGGCTGGCCGCCCACAGTTCGAGGGCGCGCCCGACACCTACACGGTGTGGGAGATCGACGGCCGCCCGGTGGGCGGCATGATGCAGATGTCGGACGAGTACTTCCCTGCCGACGTGCCGCCGCACTGGTCGGTGTGCTTCGCCGTGAATGATGCGGACGCCACCGTGGCGAAAGCGCGCGAGCTGGGCGCGACGATCACGAACGAGCCGATGGACATGCCGATCGGCCGCTTCGCCGGGATCATCGACCCTCAGGGCGCGTCGTTCGCGATCATGCAGCCGGCTTGGAGCGCCTAAGCCGCGCGCAGGATCAGCGCGTAGCCCTGGCCGCCGCCGCCGCAGAGCGTGGCGGCGCCGTACTCCACCCCGCGGCGCCGCATCTCGTGCACGAGCGTGACCGCCATTCGCGCTCCGGTGGAGCCGAGCGCGTGCCCCAGCGCCACCGAATTCCCGTTCAGGTTGACGATGTCCTCGCTCAGCCCGAGCATGCGCGTGGCGTGCAGCGCCACCGACGCGAACGCCTCGTTTATCTCCACCACGCCCAGATCGCCCGCTTCCAACCCGGCCTTGCCGAGCGCCTGTTGGAGGGCGATGGCGGGCACCGTGTGGAGATAGGCGAAGCGCTCGGCGCACATACCGCTCGCCACGATCTCCGCCAGCGGCTCGATGCCAAGCTCATGCGCGCGCTCGGGGCTCATCACCGTTACGGCGGCGGCGCCGTCCGAGAGCTGTGAGGCGTTGCCGGCCGTGATCGTCCCGCCGGGCGCGAACGCCGGCGGAAGCTCGGCGAGCGACTCTAGGGTGGTGTCCGCCCTGATGCCCTCGTCCTGCTCCAGCACCTCGAGAGCAACCATCTCCTCCGCGGAGCGGCCGCTGTCGCGCGCCTCCGCGGCGCGCCGGTGCGAGCGTGCCGCCCACTCGTCCTGTTCCTCGCGCGCGATGCCGAGCTCGTCGTTCACCTCGTCCGACGACTCGCCCATGTGCTGCCCGGTGAACGTGGACCAGAGCCCGTCGTAGATCATCGCGTCCACCACATCGGCGGCCCCGAGCCGGGCGCCCCAGCGCGCCTTGCGCAGGAGGTACGGCGCGTTGGTCATCGACTCCATCCCGCCCGCCACGGCCGTGCCGATCTCGCCGAGGCGGATGAGCTGGTCGGCGTACGCGATCGCGGTGAGGCTCGAGAGGCACACGTTGTTGAGCGTGATGGCCGGAACCTCCTTCGGGAGCCCGGCGGCCACCGCGGCCTGGCGCGAGCTGATCTGCCCCGTGCCCGCCTGCACCACATGACCCATCACCACGTGGTCGATCTCGTCCGCGGGCACGCCCGCGCGATCCACCGCCTCGCGAATCGCCACCGCTCCGAGGTCCACGGCCGCACACGAGCGCAGGCCGCCGCCGAACTTCCCGACCGGGGTCCTGACCGCAGAAGTTATGACCGAGCGATTCATGGCTGGCGAAGGCCGTCAGACCGAGTGTAAGGTCGGCTTCGAGGATGGAGACTCAGCTGTTGGTGATCGGCGCCGGGCCCTATGCGCTCTCCACCGCGGCGCTCGCGCGGGAGAGCGGCATCGACACGGTGATCCTCGGACGCCCGATGGGCTTCTGGCGCGAGCACAT
Coding sequences:
- a CDS encoding acetyl-CoA C-acetyltransferase, yielding MNRSVITSAVRTPVGKFGGGLRSCAAVDLGAVAIREAVDRAGVPADEIDHVVMGHVVQAGTGQISSRQAAVAAGLPKEVPAITLNNVCLSSLTAIAYADQLIRLGEIGTAVAGGMESMTNAPYLLRKARWGARLGAADVVDAMIYDGLWSTFTGQHMGESSDEVNDELGIAREEQDEWAARSHRRAAEARDSGRSAEEMVALEVLEQDEGIRADTTLESLAELPPAFAPGGTITAGNASQLSDGAAAVTVMSPERAHELGIEPLAEIVASGMCAERFAYLHTVPAIALQQALGKAGLEAGDLGVVEINEAFASVALHATRMLGLSEDIVNLNGNSVALGHALGSTGARMAVTLVHEMRRRGVEYGAATLCGGGGQGYALILRAA
- a CDS encoding VOC family protein, whose translation is MPEYAPGTPSWVDLSSSDPDASAAFYGELMGWKPAETGPSDETGGYRMFQYEGKNVGGLMGHMQEGQPTAWSTYISVTDADETASKVQDAGGSVIVEPMDVLDIGRMAVFSDPTGAVFGVWQPKSFKGADLVNEPGSVCWNEVLTRDADTDKPFYQQVFGWTAGRPQFEGAPDTYTVWEIDGRPVGGMMQMSDEYFPADVPPHWSVCFAVNDADATVAKARELGATITNEPMDMPIGRFAGIIDPQGASFAIMQPAWSA
- the glgP gene encoding alpha-glucan family phosphorylase, with amino-acid sequence MRDGRPDLERAAAELAERIPDPLEPLARLAYNYRWSWHPDGPSLFRDVDRHRWKQCGQNPVRLLEEAPMPSLHRAAADGWLLERAARLEADVQADLERPWSDDFEWDRPVAFFCAEYGIHVSLPVYSGGLGALAGDFVKEASDRALPFVAVGLMYRQGYFRQRIDASGWQHEYWVDTDPDRLPAALVTGEDGSPVTIEVPVAQRQVLVQIWRVEVGRVPLFLLDADLPENSLMDRWISSRLYVGDPGTRLAQYIVLGVGGVRALRALGIRPSTLHLNEGHAAWAPLEVAREEVAGGAALGDAIESARAQTVFTTHTPVPAGNDTYPADQVAQEIQQLAAELDVDASEIIRLGRTHQDDEHEPFGVTQFALRNSHAAGGVSRRHGQVARDMWRELWPGTPVENVPIKHVTNGVHIPTWVGGPMRELLDRHLGEDWLDRADDPATWEVVDSIPDEELWDVRCRQRAALVDFARARSVADRLGRNDLPSYVEAAVRTFDPDALTLGFARRAATYKRLLLLGHDPERTLALLGGDRPVQVLLAGKAHPRDDEAKGALQALFHLKGAPVVGERVIFLDDYDLATGAWLTQGCDVWLNLPRPPLEASGTSGMKSVMNGGLQLSVLDGWWAEGYDGSNGWALSGDVEHDHAAQDARHAAELYRVLEEEVVPTFYDRNENGIPGAWLERMRDSLRTLGPRFSASRMLAEYSAGAYRPRAVVDR
- a CDS encoding 4-alpha-glucanotransferase: MQNTSARLPRSSGVQLHPTSLASGRLDRDAYRFVDWLADAGQTWWQMLPLGPPDRHRSPYKARSAFACWPGLLANPRARVTSEEELDFRERHAYWIGDWERLAGRGSVADQVRFEREWTALRSYARDRGVRLFGDIPIYVAEGSSDFLAHRELFQRGVVAGAPPDAYTDKGQLWGNPLYDWPALRRRRYRWWVERLRRSFELFDLVRIDHFRGFVAYWAVPEGARTAREGSFRRGPGRAVFDAAYRELGSDLPIVAEDLGVITPPVERLRDSLGLPGMVVIQFGFEPDEPRSVHRLENHEENRIVYTGTHDHDTARGWFESLSPGRRALVDEELAARGIRERQPWWALIRLAFSSPARVAMVQAQDVLGLGSEARMNDPARASGQWRWKLSPGALNVRLARKLREVTGEAERLRQQ
- a CDS encoding GDSL-type esterase/lipase family protein, which translates into the protein MLAFGDSITNGGGELQWGVALQSWAQWVARGLGLPYTGYATDGARVADVVGEQIPAFRRRSPRPDARYELGCLYIGVNDVRAVEWDAPAFEAAFREAIGFLAGRCERVLALTAPLDLGRPRAGEKVRDLNAVVCSAASDTGALVLDLSDFGARNLVMADHVHPTAFGQIAIAERALDVLARDGVEPAVRPSTLISYETTRWKRLRGDATYAYRHLKVSARSAFIRGVAGRHPN
- a CDS encoding exopolysaccharide biosynthesis protein, producing MPAPPQPVSVQLERWLDSDGDKTVGSIVDLFEEKSFALLFILLLGVPALPLPTGGATHVFEIIAVLLALQLIVGRDEIWLPQRWCRIQLVGDKQRAFLTRLMKIIRWLERFSRPRLRPLFNHRLSNAVFGVLVAVLTVGAFLAPPFTGLDTLPSLGVVILSLGVLLEDIAFVFVALALGGAGVLLEIILGRAAAHGIGSLL